The Flavobacterium sp. 123 genome contains a region encoding:
- a CDS encoding ribonucleotide-diphosphate reductase subunit beta, producing the protein MTQVEPILQENKNRFVIFPIKHHDIWEWYKKMEASIWTAEEIDLSQDLNDWNNKLSDDERYFIKHILAFFAASDGIVNENLAENFVNEVQYAEAKFFYGFQIMMENIHSETYSLLIDTYVKDETEKTELFTAIDVFPAIKKKAEWALKWIESDSFAERLIAFAAVEGIFFSGSFCSIFWLKKRGLMPGLTFSNELISRDEGVHCDFAVHLHNHHLINKVPKDRIKEIIVNALDIEREFITESIPVSLIGMNATLMTQYLEFVTDRLLVELGCDRVYNTANPFDFMDMISLQGKTNFFEKKVGEYQKSGVMNTDSDAQKISFDADF; encoded by the coding sequence ATGACGCAAGTTGAACCAATTTTACAAGAAAATAAAAATCGTTTCGTTATTTTTCCTATAAAGCACCATGATATTTGGGAATGGTACAAAAAAATGGAAGCAAGTATCTGGACAGCCGAAGAAATAGATTTGTCTCAAGATTTAAATGACTGGAATAATAAACTTAGTGATGACGAAAGATATTTTATCAAACATATTCTTGCCTTTTTTGCTGCTTCTGATGGAATTGTAAATGAAAATCTTGCTGAAAATTTCGTAAACGAAGTTCAATATGCAGAAGCAAAATTCTTTTATGGTTTCCAAATCATGATGGAAAATATTCATAGCGAAACCTATTCACTTTTGATTGATACTTATGTGAAAGATGAAACTGAGAAAACAGAATTATTTACTGCAATTGATGTTTTTCCTGCTATTAAGAAAAAAGCAGAATGGGCATTAAAATGGATTGAATCGGATTCTTTTGCAGAGCGATTGATTGCTTTTGCTGCTGTGGAAGGTATTTTCTTCTCTGGAAGTTTCTGTTCAATTTTTTGGTTGAAAAAAAGAGGATTAATGCCAGGTTTGACTTTTTCTAACGAATTGATTTCTCGTGACGAAGGAGTTCATTGTGATTTTGCGGTGCATTTACACAATCATCATTTGATAAATAAAGTACCAAAAGATAGAATTAAAGAAATTATTGTTAATGCATTAGATATTGAAAGAGAATTTATCACCGAATCAATACCGGTAAGTTTGATTGGAATGAATGCAACATTAATGACGCAATACCTAGAGTTTGTAACGGATAGATTGTTAGTAGAATTAGGATGTGATAGAGTATATAATACTGCAAATCCTTTTGATTTTATGGACATGATCTCGCTTCAAGGAAAAACAAACTTCTTTGAGAAAAAAGTTGGTGAATATCAAAAATCAGGTGTAATGAATACCGATAGTGATGCTCAAAAAATTAGTTTTGATGCGGATTTTTAA
- a CDS encoding ribonucleoside-diphosphate reductase subunit alpha, which translates to MYVVKRDGHKEPVMFDKITDRIKKLCYGLNELVDPVKVAMRVIEGLYDGVSTSELDNLAAETAASMTIAHPDYAQLAARVAISNLHSNTKKSFSETMKDMYHYVNPRNGQEAPLLSDEVFNVILENAEFLDSHIIYNRDFNYDYFGFKTLERSYLLKLNGKIVERPQHMLMRVSVGIHLNDLKSVIETYDLMSKKFFTHATPTLFNAGTPKPQMSSCFLLAMQDDSIDGIYDTLKQTAKISQSAGGIGLSIHNVRATGSYIRGTNGTSNGIVPMLRVFNDTARYVDQGGGKRKGSFAIYIETWHADIFEFLDLKKNTGKEEMRARDLFFAMWTSDLFMKRVQEDTTWTLMCPNECPGLYDVYGEEFEAMYTDYEARGKGRKTIKARELWEKILESQIETGTPYMLYKDAANRKSNQKNLGTIRSSNLCTEIMEYTSKDEIAVCNLASISLPMFIENGKFDHEALFNVTKRVTRNLNKVIDRNYYPVKEAENSNLRHRPVGLGVQGLADAFIMLRMPFTSDEAKKLNQEIFETLYFAAVTASMEMAKEEGPYSTFKGSPISQGEFQHNLWGMKDEELSGRWDWASLRKEVVEHGVRNSLLVAPMPTASTSQILGNNEAFEPYTSNIYTRRVLSGEFIVVNKHLLHDLVERGLWNDTLKQEIMRHNGSVQNIDVIPQDLKELYKTVWEMSMKDIIDMSRQRGYFIDQSQSLNLFMQDANYSKLTSMHFYAWQSGLKTGMYYLRTKSAVDAIKFTLNNDKKAEAIPDEAEPMSVEEYKAMLMKAQASGPEDCEMCGS; encoded by the coding sequence ATGTATGTAGTAAAAAGAGATGGCCATAAAGAGCCAGTAATGTTTGATAAGATTACGGACAGAATAAAAAAATTATGTTACGGGTTAAACGAATTAGTTGATCCTGTAAAAGTAGCAATGCGTGTTATTGAAGGTTTATATGATGGTGTTTCTACATCAGAATTAGACAATCTTGCAGCTGAAACTGCGGCTTCGATGACTATTGCACATCCAGATTATGCGCAATTAGCTGCTCGTGTTGCTATTTCGAATTTGCATTCAAATACAAAAAAATCTTTCTCAGAGACGATGAAAGATATGTATCACTATGTTAATCCAAGAAATGGACAAGAAGCACCTTTGCTTTCTGATGAAGTATTTAATGTAATTCTTGAAAATGCAGAATTCTTAGATTCTCATATCATATACAACCGAGATTTCAATTATGATTATTTTGGTTTCAAAACTTTAGAACGTTCTTATTTACTGAAATTAAACGGTAAAATTGTTGAACGTCCTCAACACATGTTGATGCGAGTTTCAGTTGGAATTCACTTAAACGACTTGAAATCTGTAATAGAAACATACGACTTAATGTCGAAAAAATTCTTTACACATGCTACTCCAACATTATTTAATGCAGGTACACCTAAGCCACAAATGTCTTCTTGTTTCCTTTTGGCTATGCAAGATGATAGTATTGATGGTATTTATGATACGTTGAAACAAACGGCAAAAATCTCTCAATCAGCAGGTGGAATAGGGCTTTCTATTCACAATGTAAGAGCAACTGGTTCTTACATTCGTGGTACTAATGGAACTTCAAACGGTATTGTTCCAATGTTGAGAGTTTTCAATGATACGGCGCGTTATGTAGACCAAGGTGGTGGAAAACGTAAAGGAAGTTTTGCTATTTATATTGAAACTTGGCATGCTGATATTTTCGAATTCCTAGACTTGAAAAAAAATACTGGAAAAGAAGAAATGCGTGCAAGAGATTTATTCTTTGCTATGTGGACTTCGGATTTATTCATGAAACGTGTTCAAGAAGATACTACTTGGACTTTGATGTGTCCAAACGAATGTCCTGGATTATATGATGTATACGGTGAAGAATTTGAAGCAATGTACACAGATTATGAAGCAAGAGGAAAAGGTAGAAAAACGATCAAAGCACGTGAGTTATGGGAGAAAATTCTAGAATCACAAATTGAGACTGGAACACCATATATGCTTTATAAAGATGCTGCAAACCGCAAATCAAATCAAAAGAATTTAGGAACTATTCGTTCTTCTAACTTGTGTACCGAAATTATGGAGTACACTTCTAAAGATGAAATTGCAGTTTGTAACCTAGCATCTATTTCATTACCAATGTTTATTGAAAATGGTAAATTTGATCACGAAGCATTGTTCAATGTAACTAAACGAGTGACTAGAAACCTGAATAAAGTAATTGATAGAAATTATTACCCAGTAAAAGAAGCAGAAAACTCTAATCTACGTCACAGACCAGTAGGTCTTGGAGTGCAAGGATTAGCAGATGCTTTCATTATGTTGCGTATGCCTTTTACTAGTGATGAAGCTAAAAAATTAAACCAAGAAATTTTCGAAACTCTTTATTTTGCAGCAGTTACCGCTTCGATGGAGATGGCCAAAGAAGAAGGTCCATATTCAACTTTCAAAGGGTCGCCAATTTCTCAAGGTGAATTCCAACACAATTTGTGGGGGATGAAAGATGAAGAATTATCAGGACGTTGGGACTGGGCTTCGTTAAGAAAAGAAGTAGTGGAACATGGGGTTCGTAACTCATTATTAGTTGCTCCAATGCCTACAGCTTCTACATCACAAATATTAGGTAACAATGAAGCTTTCGAGCCTTACACCTCAAATATTTATACTCGTAGAGTACTTTCAGGGGAGTTTATTGTTGTAAACAAACATTTATTACATGATTTAGTTGAAAGAGGTTTATGGAATGATACTTTGAAACAAGAAATTATGCGTCACAATGGATCTGTTCAAAATATTGATGTGATTCCACAGGACCTTAAAGAATTGTACAAAACTGTTTGGGAAATGTCCATGAAGGACATTATTGATATGTCGCGTCAAAGGGGTTATTTTATTGATCAATCTCAATCGTTGAATTTGTTTATGCAAGATGCAAACTATTCAAAATTGACATCAATGCACTTCTACGCTTGGCAATCTGGATTGAAAACGGGAATGTATTATTTGAGAACAAAATCAGCAGTTGATGCCATTAAGTTCACCTTAAATAATGATAAAAAAGCAGAAGCTATACCTGATGAAGCAGAGCCAATGAGCGTTGAAGAATACAAAGCAATGTTAATGAAGGCACAAGCTTCAGGTCCTGAGGATTGCGAAATGTGCGGTTCTTAA
- a CDS encoding DUF3109 family protein, with protein sequence MFQLGKTIVSEDILEKDFVCNLSACKGACCVDGDAGAPLSVEETKIMEEIYPKVKPFLRKEGIAAIEAQGTWVKGTDGDLETPLIDNKDCAYVIFDGKTALCGIEQAYNQGIVDWKKPVSCHLYPIRVKDFTEFAAVNYDKWDICDDACSLGKELEVPVYKFVKEALIRKFGEDWFAELEKVAQDMKHS encoded by the coding sequence ATGTTTCAATTAGGAAAAACCATCGTCTCAGAAGACATACTCGAAAAAGATTTTGTTTGCAATTTGTCAGCTTGTAAAGGAGCTTGCTGTGTTGACGGTGATGCTGGTGCGCCTTTAAGCGTTGAGGAAACAAAAATTATGGAGGAAATATATCCCAAAGTTAAACCTTTTTTACGAAAAGAAGGAATTGCTGCTATAGAAGCGCAAGGGACTTGGGTAAAAGGAACTGATGGGGATCTTGAAACACCATTAATAGACAACAAAGACTGTGCTTACGTTATTTTTGATGGTAAAACAGCACTTTGTGGTATTGAACAAGCCTATAATCAAGGTATAGTTGATTGGAAAAAACCTGTTTCCTGTCATTTATATCCTATACGAGTAAAAGACTTCACGGAATTCGCAGCTGTTAATTATGATAAATGGGATATTTGTGACGATGCTTGCTCATTAGGAAAAGAATTAGAAGTACCCGTTTATAAATTTGTCAAAGAAGCTTTAATTAGAAAATTTGGTGAAGATTGGTTTGCAGAGCTTGAAAAAGTGGCTCAGGATATGAAGCATTCATAG
- the aat gene encoding leucyl/phenylalanyl-tRNA--protein transferase, which yields MYYVSESLFFPPVSEANADGILAVGGDLSPERLQLAYNSGIFPWFEQGEPILWWSPNPRMVLFLDELVVSKSMRNIRNRNIFKVTFNQNFRDVISNCQNIKREGQNGTWITNDMIEAYCKLHELGVAKSVEVWQDDILVGGLYGIDLGTVFCGESMFSLVSNASKVAFIALVNQLKLANYKLLDCQVYNTHLESLGCREIEREEFIAILKS from the coding sequence ATGTATTACGTATCTGAATCCTTATTTTTCCCTCCTGTTTCCGAAGCTAATGCGGACGGAATTCTTGCGGTTGGGGGTGATTTATCGCCAGAGCGTTTACAACTAGCCTACAATAGTGGAATTTTTCCATGGTTTGAACAAGGTGAGCCCATACTGTGGTGGTCACCTAATCCCAGAATGGTTTTGTTTTTAGACGAGTTGGTTGTTTCTAAAAGTATGCGGAACATACGGAATAGGAATATTTTTAAAGTAACCTTCAATCAGAATTTTAGAGATGTTATTTCGAATTGTCAAAACATAAAGCGTGAGGGACAAAACGGAACTTGGATTACAAATGATATGATTGAAGCCTATTGTAAGCTTCATGAATTGGGTGTGGCAAAATCAGTTGAGGTTTGGCAAGATGATATTTTAGTAGGAGGGTTATACGGGATAGATTTAGGAACTGTATTTTGTGGTGAAAGCATGTTTTCCTTAGTTTCAAATGCTTCAAAAGTAGCTTTTATAGCATTGGTAAACCAATTAAAATTAGCCAATTACAAGTTGTTGGATTGCCAGGTATACAATACACATCTAGAAAGTTTAGGATGTCGTGAAATTGAGAGAGAGGAATTTATAGCGATTTTAAAAAGCTAA
- a CDS encoding DNA-3-methyladenine glycosylase I, translated as METKIRCSWCNSSDLYKKYHDEEWGVPVYDDATLFEFLILETFQAGLSWITILNKRENFRKAFDAFDYKKIASYSEDKIQDLLLDSGIIRNRLKVRAAVSNAIAFMNVQEEFGSFSSYIWKFVDGKPIINKLRNSSEAKATTPLSDTISKDLKKRGFKFVGSTVVYAHMQATGMVNDHFEDCWRRNTVEI; from the coding sequence ATGGAAACTAAAATACGTTGCAGTTGGTGTAATTCAAGTGATTTATATAAAAAATATCATGATGAAGAATGGGGAGTTCCTGTTTATGATGATGCTACGTTGTTTGAATTTTTAATTTTAGAAACTTTTCAAGCGGGATTAAGTTGGATAACTATTTTGAATAAAAGAGAGAACTTCAGAAAGGCTTTTGATGCTTTTGATTATAAAAAAATTGCTAGTTATTCAGAGGATAAAATCCAAGATTTACTTCTTGATTCTGGTATTATTCGCAATCGGTTAAAGGTTAGAGCTGCCGTTTCTAATGCAATTGCTTTCATGAATGTCCAAGAGGAATTTGGTAGTTTCTCTAGCTATATATGGAAATTCGTAGACGGAAAACCAATTATAAACAAGCTGAGAAATTCTTCGGAAGCAAAAGCTACTACACCGCTTTCAGACACTATTAGTAAAGATTTGAAAAAACGTGGTTTTAAATTTGTAGGTTCAACCGTTGTCTATGCACACATGCAAGCTACTGGAATGGTTAACGATCATTTTGAAGATTGCTGGAGAAGAAACACCGTAGAAATTTAG